The Fibrobacter sp. genome has a window encoding:
- a CDS encoding ISL3 family transposase, whose protein sequence is MDDKKLFTKILGLKAPWFIAEVKVDEKKQQVDIYVDHEENITVKCPECNRFYSVYDHSPERIYRHLNVCQMATYIHVRLPRVSCPTHGVKQIISEFGENGSDMTYDYERFIIDVAKECSVEAVGRLFSITWDRCWNAVERAVCRGKSRKPHAIPIRIGVDEKAFSRGHKYETIVTNIDEGTVEFVCDDREQESLEAYYQQFKGEELEKVEAVAMDMWGPFIAATKKYIPNAGKKIVFDRFHAMQHMLNAVDKTRRLEHKKLLEAGDHTLKGTKYIWLWNKENVPEWKKEDYYALKSLDLKTNKACAIKDNLRHLWDYKYEKCMRNYFKKWYFWASHSRIEPVKSAAETIKSHIDNIVTYAKHQITNALGESINAKIEKVKRMACGFRNRAHYRTAIFFHCGGLDLYPYPPVKPCLRFRSA, encoded by the coding sequence ATGGATGATAAAAAGCTCTTCACGAAGATATTAGGATTGAAGGCGCCTTGGTTTATTGCCGAGGTGAAGGTTGATGAAAAGAAACAGCAAGTTGACATTTATGTTGATCATGAAGAGAACATTACGGTGAAATGTCCCGAATGCAACCGATTTTACAGCGTGTATGATCATTCTCCAGAACGCATTTACCGCCATTTGAACGTTTGCCAAATGGCCACTTATATCCATGTCCGGTTGCCAAGGGTTAGCTGCCCTACTCATGGTGTAAAGCAGATAATTTCCGAATTCGGAGAAAATGGTTCGGACATGACATACGATTATGAGCGATTCATCATAGACGTTGCAAAGGAGTGCAGTGTCGAAGCAGTAGGCAGGTTGTTTTCTATAACCTGGGACCGCTGCTGGAATGCTGTAGAACGAGCTGTTTGTCGTGGCAAATCAAGAAAGCCCCATGCTATTCCGATTAGAATTGGTGTCGATGAGAAAGCATTTTCACGTGGACATAAATACGAAACAATAGTGACGAATATCGATGAAGGTACAGTTGAGTTCGTATGTGATGATCGTGAGCAAGAGAGCCTTGAAGCCTATTACCAGCAATTCAAAGGAGAAGAATTAGAAAAAGTTGAAGCCGTTGCGATGGACATGTGGGGACCGTTCATTGCCGCTACAAAAAAGTACATCCCGAATGCAGGCAAAAAGATTGTATTTGATCGTTTTCATGCAATGCAACATATGCTTAATGCTGTAGACAAAACAAGAAGGCTTGAACATAAAAAGCTGCTGGAAGCGGGCGATCACACACTGAAAGGCACCAAATACATTTGGCTATGGAATAAAGAGAATGTTCCAGAATGGAAAAAAGAAGATTATTATGCGTTAAAATCTTTGGATTTAAAAACGAACAAGGCTTGTGCTATAAAAGACAATCTCCGCCACCTTTGGGATTACAAATACGAAAAGTGCATGAGAAATTATTTCAAAAAGTGGTATTTCTGGGCTTCACATTCGAGAATAGAGCCGGTAAAATCGGCTGCAGAAACGATAAAGTCACATATAGACAATATAGTAACCTACGCAAAGCATCAAATTACTAATGCTCTGGGCGAAAGTATTAATGCAAAGATTGAAAAGGTAAAAAGAATGGCATGCGGCTTTCGGAACAGAGCCCATTACAGAACAGCAATCTTTTTTCATTGCGGAGGATTGGATTTGTACCCATATCCTCCTGTAAAGCCTTGTTTACGTTTCAGAAGTGCTTAG
- a CDS encoding 1,4-beta-glucanase, translating to MRIKSIFLATCLSIGLLLNSSSAAPEPYTWGNVCFEGGGFVSGIITNKTQPGLVYARTDVGGAYRWDSTGGRWIPLMDFVSQLDVGLLGTEALALDPQDPRRLYILAGTHYFSDGKTMILRSSDYGKTFDTVNVTSLFKAHGNGMGRQTGEKLAVDPQNSAIIFCGSRTSGLFKSSDTGKTWIKVSGTEITAGSSTISDNGISFIVFDPSSGKTSAGGTKTIYMGVAKTNGCLYVSNDGGASFTPVAGAPSNMMAMRAALSQGNLYITFSNSPGPHSVNTGSVWKYSTATSQWTNITPKDENSEYYGSGSPGKAHGFGGISIDPADPQHIILTTVNCYSAQYRWSNKKDNAGDIIFVSTDGGATWKNLFPAWITNDGTNANVDANGNNWIDGTAIHWAGSIEFDPFYPKRVWVTSGNGVFRTDDITATSPLWKFQSRGLEETVPLDIVSVPGGPLVTAIGDYDGARYTDIYRSAPAHEPRIGTTVSLGYGPLNGTFVRAGHVTDYSTNPPTESDVLYYSTDTAKTWTQLPTPKVGKGYTVLNADGSVILHRAEVGNTVYRSADKGVTWTTVNGLDGQSSTCRIIPDPVDKNIFYILDQQGWFMVSSDGGANFTKQSRINDDQQGLYQNSTSMMRTVPGKKGHLLIPLDQNQLWQPGGYSRNGLALTEDGGNTFERFSAVNVCVSVGLGKAAPGKDYYALYIWGAANNGPIGIYRSIDKGVTWERINDDSHQFGGPGNGNFVAGDFNVYGRVYMSTVGRGLIYGEPEGTSPVKHAAGYLNSTRQIYRTGNMIVSNNTDDIYLVNLSGRIIRKSEVVKGVSRINLSGLNKGIYLATSGSRALKIIVK from the coding sequence ATGCGCATCAAATCAATCTTCCTGGCCACCTGTCTAAGCATTGGTCTGTTACTCAATTCATCATCCGCAGCACCTGAACCGTACACCTGGGGAAATGTCTGCTTTGAAGGCGGAGGATTTGTTTCCGGAATCATTACAAATAAAACACAGCCGGGGCTTGTTTATGCACGTACCGATGTCGGAGGTGCATACCGATGGGATTCTACCGGTGGAAGATGGATCCCGCTTATGGATTTTGTTTCTCAACTTGATGTAGGACTCCTTGGTACCGAGGCGCTTGCGCTGGATCCTCAGGACCCCCGTCGCTTGTATATCCTTGCCGGAACTCACTACTTCAGCGATGGAAAAACCATGATTTTACGCTCAAGTGACTACGGTAAAACATTTGACACTGTAAATGTAACCTCACTTTTCAAAGCCCATGGAAACGGAATGGGACGTCAAACAGGAGAAAAACTGGCTGTCGATCCGCAAAACAGTGCGATCATTTTCTGCGGCAGCCGGACAAGCGGACTCTTTAAAAGTAGTGACACAGGAAAAACCTGGATAAAAGTGTCCGGGACAGAAATAACAGCCGGCAGTTCCACTATATCTGACAATGGAATCAGTTTCATCGTCTTTGACCCTTCTAGTGGAAAAACATCGGCTGGAGGCACTAAAACAATATATATGGGGGTTGCAAAAACCAACGGCTGTCTTTATGTAAGTAATGATGGCGGCGCCAGCTTTACACCTGTGGCAGGTGCGCCATCCAATATGATGGCTATGCGGGCTGCCTTATCCCAGGGAAACCTGTATATAACATTCTCAAACAGCCCGGGTCCCCATAGTGTCAACACTGGCAGTGTCTGGAAATACTCAACAGCCACATCTCAATGGACCAACATAACTCCCAAAGATGAAAACTCTGAATACTACGGTTCCGGTTCTCCGGGGAAGGCACATGGGTTTGGAGGTATTTCGATAGATCCGGCTGATCCACAGCACATCATTCTAACTACCGTCAATTGCTATTCAGCTCAGTACAGATGGTCAAATAAAAAGGACAATGCAGGTGATATCATATTCGTGAGTACCGATGGGGGTGCTACATGGAAAAATCTCTTCCCTGCATGGATCACCAATGATGGTACAAACGCGAATGTTGATGCAAACGGCAACAACTGGATCGATGGCACCGCGATCCACTGGGCAGGCTCCATCGAGTTTGATCCGTTTTACCCGAAAAGGGTCTGGGTAACATCAGGTAATGGTGTTTTCCGCACCGATGATATCACTGCAACCTCACCACTCTGGAAATTCCAGTCCAGAGGACTTGAAGAAACGGTTCCTCTTGACATAGTCAGTGTACCCGGAGGTCCGCTTGTTACTGCGATCGGTGATTATGATGGTGCACGCTATACTGATATTTACAGAAGCGCACCGGCCCATGAACCCCGTATCGGAACCACAGTATCACTTGGATACGGTCCTCTCAATGGGACTTTCGTACGTGCAGGTCATGTCACCGATTACTCCACAAATCCTCCCACCGAATCCGATGTCCTGTATTACAGTACGGATACTGCGAAAACGTGGACACAACTTCCGACACCGAAGGTGGGTAAGGGTTATACGGTTCTCAATGCTGATGGCAGTGTGATTCTTCATCGTGCAGAAGTGGGTAACACCGTTTACCGCTCAGCAGACAAGGGTGTGACCTGGACAACTGTTAATGGTTTGGATGGGCAGTCAAGTACATGCAGGATCATTCCGGATCCAGTTGACAAAAACATCTTCTATATACTGGATCAGCAGGGATGGTTCATGGTCAGTTCTGACGGCGGTGCAAATTTTACCAAACAGAGCCGGATCAATGATGACCAGCAGGGGCTTTACCAGAACAGCACATCCATGATGAGAACAGTGCCGGGCAAAAAAGGACATCTCTTGATTCCGCTTGACCAGAATCAGTTATGGCAGCCCGGTGGATACAGCCGCAACGGGCTTGCGCTTACTGAAGATGGAGGTAATACATTTGAGCGTTTTTCTGCTGTTAACGTCTGTGTTTCGGTTGGACTGGGAAAAGCTGCACCGGGTAAGGACTACTATGCTCTTTATATATGGGGCGCTGCAAACAATGGTCCCATAGGCATCTACCGTTCCATTGATAAAGGAGTCACCTGGGAGCGGATCAACGATGACAGCCATCAGTTTGGCGGGCCTGGAAACGGCAACTTCGTTGCAGGTGATTTCAATGTATACGGCCGCGTTTACATGAGTACTGTGGGAAGGGGTCTTATCTATGGCGAACCGGAGGGCACAAGCCCTGTTAAGCATGCCGCCGGGTATCTTAACAGCACAAGACAGATATATCGTACTGGGAATATGATAGTGTCAAACAACACAGATGATATTTACCTTGTGAATCTTTCAGGCCGTATAATTCGTAAATCTGAAGTTGTAAAGGGAGTGTCCCGGATCAATCTGTCAGGTTTAAATAAAGGAATTTACCTGGCCACAAGCGGCAGCAGGGCATTGAAGATTATTGTAAAGTAA